One genomic region from Argentina anserina chromosome 2, drPotAnse1.1, whole genome shotgun sequence encodes:
- the LOC126785414 gene encoding uncharacterized protein LOC126785414, which yields MEINLSSITLRPFRLSDVDDLMTYAGNEQVTRELRWKTLTSKEEAVTFLRDVCIPHPWRRSICIDDRSIGFISVFPWSGDESHKADIGYALSPKYWGQGIATDAVKTAVPQVFKDFPHLLRLQAFANSKNKGSQRVLEKAGFQREGLLRKYGYIKGEIIDLVVYSFLSTD from the coding sequence ATGGAGATCAACCTGTCAAGCATCACCCTCCGTCCATTCCGGCTATCAGATGTCGATGATCTCATGACATATGCCGGTAACGAGCAGGTGACTCGAGAACTCCGATGGAAGACTTTGACATCCAAAGAGGAGGCTGTCACTTTCCTCAGAGATGTTTGCATCCCCCATCCTTGGCGCCGGTCAATATGCATCGATGATCGCTCGATCGGCTTCATATCGGTCTTTCCATGGTCAGGTGATGAGAGTCACAAGGCTGATATCGGGTACGCTCTATCCCCCAAGTACTGGGGACAAGGAATAGCCACTGATGCAGTGAAGACGGCAGTCCCTCAAGTGTTCAAGGACTTCCCCCACCTGCTTAGGTTGCAAGCTTTTGCAAATTCAAAGAATAAGGGCTCTCAGAGGGTTTTGGAGAAAGCTGGGTTTCAAAGGGAGGGTTTGTTGCGGAAATATGGATACATTAAGGGAGAAATTATTGATTTGGTTGTTTATAGTTTTCTATCTACAGATTAG